From the genome of Capra hircus breed San Clemente chromosome 21, ASM170441v1, whole genome shotgun sequence:
cacaaggagaATCTACTTAACACCTACTAAAATGTCTCTGATCAAAACGATAATAGAAAATGTTGACAGAGCTagaaaaattagaatttaaaaaaatatttattttggctgcgttgagtcttagttgcagcatacaggctcagtagttgccccagggcacatgggatcttagatccccaatCAAGGATTCAACCTGAGTCCCCtccattggaaggcggattctcaacctctggaccatcagggaagtcccaagctgtACTTCTTATATAttgttgataggaatgtaaaatggtatagccactttaGAAAGCAGTTTGGCGGTTCATCCAAATGACAACTACAAAGTCACTATGTGACTCAGTAATTCTACTCCGAGACACAtacctaaaagaaatgaaaatacacactcacacaaaaagcttgtacatgaatgtttatagcagaatTATTCACAAGAGCCAGAGGTAGAAACAGCATCTGATGAATGGATAATCAAAATGTGATAGATCCACTCAATGCGATATGTGCCAAGTCACTTTACTAGCGTCTCAAtacaaccctgtggacagcagcccaccaggctcctccatccatgggattctccaggcaagaatactggagtgggttgccatttcctcctccaggggatcttccccacccagtcactgaacccaggtctcttatgtctcctgcataggcaggcaggttctttatcactagcaccatctgggaaacctATCTATGGAATgtaatttggcaataaaaaggaataaagaactGGTAacactacaacatggatgaaccttgaaaacattatactaaAAGAAAGAAGTCAGTAATAAAAGCCCACATATTGTGATTCcattttacatgaaatgtccagaacaggcaaatttagagagagagaaaacacatcATTGGTTGCCTAAGACTAGGGGAATTGAGGAGGAAATACAGAATAATTGCTAATGGGTAGGGATTCCTTTTGgggataatgaaaatattctaaaattgtggtgatggttgcataacttTTAAAGTAGTAAAAACCAttccatgtatatttttaaaaggtgaactGTGGTATGTAACATATCACAATAACACTTTTAAAAACCTGAGGAAAACTGACCCACAAATGCAAACTGAATAGTTACTGAATGTTAATATAAATCGATAATCGATTTAATAAAATGCAACCAAGCTACAAAATTCTATTTAAAAGGTACCccaaaatttctttcatttctattcattctatttaacaagaggaaataaagtctgaaagAGGTTTGTTAACTTGAcacaaggattaaaaaaaaaaggtgttgctGAGGCCTGAACGTAAGTTTTCTGACACTTTCCcctttatggttttctcagtCCACCAATTATGTACGTAACATTTTGAAACCTAGCCACGAAGAAATAAAACGTCGGGGTGCAGGAGGCAAATGATGATGCTTATTTTTTCAGAGGAACGTCTTTGGAAAATTCGAACTTGCATTATCACTCACTGAGCCCTCACGCGGCAGCATTTATAATTTCTCAATATTTCCCACTTTGAAACTTTCTTCAATTCTACAGAATGAAAGATGTCTAGTCCCTGGGCACTTCTAGCCTACACTGAAGTAAAATAATtccaaaaaatcatttttcaaatcCTCTGGCTAAAGCAAAACCATTAAAAAGCTGTATATTTCTTCCTCCTCGGGAAACTGCGTTTAACGACCAACAAGATTAATAAGACTTCGTTCAAGCTGTCAGGGAGGCACACCCCCATCACCATTTAAAGTGCCCCGAGACTCTGGGAGAAGTGTCCCAGAATGGCACAGAAATGTCGGGGTCcaggaagagggaggaaagagcCGGTGCAGCGGGGCGTGGGACCCAAGGCCTGAGACTGGAAGAGTCCTTCCGGGACTTGCCGTCCGCGGAAGGCTGAGTCTGGGGTCACTCATGTTGCCGGACCCCGAGGTCTGCGGGCGGTGGCCGCGAGCGCCGTACGGCCCCAAAAAAGGGAAGGGGGCGCAGGCGCCCTGAAAGGACGTGACGAAGCTGCGCACTCACGAAACGCTGGTAGAAGCGGACCAGCCGCGGCTTCCCGTGGTTATTGAAAACCAGAATCGCCTGAATCATCTTTGCCCGCCACGCTCCTTTCACCACCGGCTGCTTCCAGAGAGCCTCTCCTTCCGCCACAACAAGGACGCTTCCGGCTGGTGCGCTGCTGAGAGTGGTCCCCGGAAACATGTGCCGGCGCCCAGGGGCCTGACCACGAAGAGTCCGGCTTTCCGGCAAGCCTTGGAGGAAGGCTCTCTAGGATGGGTGGCTGGATGGCGGCGAAAGACTGCTGCGGACACCAAGGCTGGGGAGGGCCGTCACCTTGGCCGGCGTGGGTTGCCCACTCAGGGCCTGGCCAGGACGCGAACGCGGCTCTCTGCCCTTTGTCTAGAGTGACTGCTTGACGCAGAATCCCGGCCCTGCGCAAAGCCGAGCCCGTCGGAAAAGGATGGGATGGAGAAGCAGAAACCGCAAAAGCAGCCGCGCTCCCAGGTGAAGACGAAGCGGGCGCCTCCCTTTGTCGGGGTCTGCGTTAACACGCACGGTCGTGCCTTTCGCTTGACACTGCAGAACGTTCCGAACATTAGGGAACATCTTTACTTTTTggtattacaaacagtgctgtagTGAATTACATATGTGCCTCCTCGTGCAAAGGGGCTGTCTCTCCATGGTAGATAGCGAATGGTGGAATTAAGGGATCTTTAATGCAGTTCCTTTTAAAAGGTACCTGCGACCCCAAATTGGTAgggtttgtattttcttttaataccTTAGTGGGGGGTGAATGGAGCACGTCCTTATATTGCAGATAGAGCTGCAAATGGGAATTAGCTGCCCAAAGGACTGTTGACGATATGTATAAAAAAGCCTTTTAAATATATTGAGCATTAGACCCAGCATTTGCAGTttagaatttataataaaatgacTGTGGATGTGTGAAAAGATTTACCCTCAGGAACGTGCATCTCAGTAGTCTTATTTCGGGGGAAGTGGGAAGCAACAACTCATTATTCCAAAATGAGAAATTGGTTAAATGCATTGATCCACGTGCATACGAGAAATGTTGACATTATAAAAAATCATGTTGTGAAAGGTTTATGGTCTAGGGAAATGTTCATGGCATAGCTGTGAGTGGAAAGATTACTCGAAGTATATACAGGGACACTGTACTTTGTAAAAGACTAGAAGTATATACACCAAAggtcttgcctggtggctcagtggttaagaatccacctgccaagcaggagaggcaggtttgatccctgggtgaggaagatgccctgggggaaaaatggcaatccattccagtattcttgcctggaaaattccacggacagaggagcctggtgggctatagtccatgaggtcgaaaagagtcggacatgacttagcaactaaacagcagcagcagcatagctactaatatataaattttttatgtttgtaaatcaatttttaatggaaaaatttttaaaatatggaaaatggttatatttaaaatgtaactgaCCAACCCAAAAGACCTTCCCCCTCAGTAATAAATAGGCAAAGGAACTGAATAACAAACAAGGATATACATCTaggaaacaaagatgaaaaaatatttaagctCACTATTACTGGAGGAAAAGGCTAATTAAAGtattaactttaaaattaaagtattattttcaccttatcaatttttaaaatattatcacatCCAAATCTGGCAAGAGTAGCATGAAAATAGTCCTTTTCTGCCTTGCTGGTGAGATAATTTAGTAAAGCAACCTGGCAATATGACAAGATCTTTACACAAGAATCCCTAGATTTCCAGTAATCTGACTCCTGGGAATCCATCCCTAAGGAAATGACCCCCAAATATAGTCaaaggggaggggcaggcaggtgaGAGAACTATATAACTTAAAATAGCTTTTGACACAGCTCCAAATAGGGATCAATTAACTACCCAAATTTTGGAAAATGACAGAACTattaaggctgctgctgctgcttagttgcttcagtcctgtccaggctcctctgtccctaagattctccaggcaagaatactggagtgggttaccatgacctcctccaggggaatcttcattAAGGCAATCAGTCTTAAAAACAACAGTATGAAGACTATGTAGCAATATAGACAACGGTTATATAATCAGTTGAAAAAGGATTATCAAATTTTATGTGTTGGTGTAATATTGCAGTAACCATGTACAGAAATTGTATATTCCAAGGTCAAGCCACTCTCCTATCTCCATGGCTTTGTAGGTCCTTTTCTCTTGCTGGAAAGTCCCTTTCCACCAGCCTGCCTGAATATCTTTCCATCTCCTCTGCCGCTGCTATAGACCAGATCACTCTAGGCTCTCCCCCCGCCCACAGCAGCAGTCTCCTATCTGGGCTCATTGCCTTCAGTTTCTCTGCAGTCAAGCAATCTTTGAAATATACAAATCAGATCATATTACTCTCCCTGGGATCACTGGCTTCCAAGATATTAAGAATAATGTCCTAAAACATCAACACTTAACATGCTGAAGATGCCATGCCTGACCTCCAGCCTCTCCTCCAATGCAGTTCCACTCCCATCACTCTCTGAGCTCCAGCCATGATGGCCTTTTCCTTCCAGGAGCCCGTCCCCAACCTGCTGAGACCCTGAACCTAGCTGTTGCCCCGGGCTTCCCCGATTGACACACCATGCCTGCTTATTTAGGATGGTGGCCTGCCCACAAGAGCTTGCCCTACCCTTTGGGCAGCAGGATGCTCCCCCGGGTGCCTCTCCCCAAGTCAGTGTCCCCAGTCCTCCTCCTGTTTAAGCCCTCCTTGGCCACCACATGCTTGAGGTCCCAGCATGCTCAAGGTGAGCCAGTCCCATTCAGGCACAGGACACTAGGGAAAGCGGCTTCTATAGTAGCTGGAATGAGAACGAGATGTGAACTGAGACAAGGGCAGCAAGATCAGAAGAGACTCAGGAGCGCTCCAGCCACCTGTAACTTCAGTCAGTCTAAGTGAAGTGTTAATCCCAAGCCTCACAGCCATATTGTTGAGTCCAGGCTCAAATATACAGGGAGGCAAATGACAGTTTGAACCATGATAATACATGCTGGGACCTCAACCATGAAaaccatatgaaaaaaaaaaaaaggaaataataatcacCTGTGCCTCTTGGGATGGTTGTAACAAGTAAAACACTGCAAGTGCTTGGCACAAGTACTAGAACCAAGAGGCCTTCCTCAGTCAGTGACTATAATTATCATTACAGAAAGCATCTAGTATTATGTTTGACCCATTAGGGGACTTCGTTAGTTTACCATCACCCCCTTTCCCCTGAGGCAAGCAGGATCTACATTCTAAGTCCCTACCTATTCTTAGGATATGTAGATTTCAACACCTGATTTCTTCATTGATGTGGATGTGGGCATATTACCCCACAAGATAATGTTCATGATCAAAAGCATATggcttttgggacttccctgatggtccagtggactctgagttcccaatgcagagaatgtgggttcgatccctggtgggggcactaagatcccacatgctgtgtggtgtagccaaaaaaaaaaaaaagatatagctGTCTTATAGGGAGGTTGCTTAgtttatcagagaaggcagtggcaccccactccagtactcttgcctggaaaatgcaatggacggaggagcctggggggctacagtccatggggtcgctaagagtcggacacgactaagcgacttcactttcacttttcaatttcatgcatcggagtaggacatggcaacccactccagtgttcttgcctggagaatcccagggacgggggagcctggtgggctgccatctatggggtcgcatagagtcggacatgactgaagcgacttagcagcagcagctcagtttATACTTAATAATAAAAGAGTCAGTGTAGAGGAATCCTTTCCTGAAATTTTACTCATTCATAAAAAATTCTCAAGGtacaaaacaagaaagaaaggtgTTATCCAAAATGTGGCATGTGGCCTGGCAGAGGGAATCAGAGAGAAGATGAGCTAGCCATGCCTATGAACGAGCTTAGCCTCCGTAAAAACAGCATCCCCAGGAAAACAGCCAAGGGAGGTCAGGAGACAGGAACCCCCCAGGTAGCAGAGaaccagaggaagaaaaagaactggCAGTTCTGGGGGCCGAGAAGGGCACGAGGGAAGAGGAGGCTTGAGCAGGAGGGCAGAGGCCCCTAACACAGAGTACTGGAGAGGAGGGCAGCTGCAGGAGGAAAGCAGGAAATAGGACAGAAGGAGGCTAACTTCTCCTCGGAGCCACTCTGCGTACAGATGAGGGATTGCCCCCAGTTCTGCAGCAAGTCCAGATCTTCTGACTGCCCCAGGGGGGCTGGCCCCCTGCCTGCCTCCACAAACAAGGCTGCCGCTCAGGGCAAGGGCCCCCATGAAAATGTCTGGGGAAGGCTAGACTCACAGCCAGGGAGTGACCCTCCATGAGCCACAGCCTGGCGCCCCACGGCTAACATCGGGGTCTTTGATTTGATTTTAGCAGAGCTTGTTTGAAGAGTATATTCCATGGTGGCCGTAGGGAAAAACCAGGTAAGGCTGGGTGGACCTGCTCCCCTGAGCTCCAGAGTGAAAGCTGATGGAAGAAATGCTCAATGGTGCCGGTGGGTCCGGGAGGTACCCCATCTCTCCCTGACCTCAGTCGTCCTAGAGGTAAAGAGAGAGAACAGAGTGTATTTCATAAACGTCTTCTGTTGTCATCAAACAAGGGTTCGCTCAAGTGGGGCCCTCGGCTGCCTCCCTTGGCCTCATCTCATTAGCATTGGCCCAGGGAGCCAGCCTGGCAATTCCCATTGTTTTATAGTCCAAGACTCACTTTATTAAGACAAAAGGGAATCCATTTCCTCTATCTGCCCCTGTTTTCTCTGGCTAATGTCTTCACTTCATCAGCTAGATAGACAGCCCGTTTTTTTGAGACTTGGTTTTAAACGTTCAATTTGGGAGTCTTTTGACACCAATTCAAATCTTAGGGTGAAATACAGCTCAAAAAACCAAATCAACTGTGAATTGGTTGAGGATCAACTAGGGGGCTGACCTTTGAGCCAAAAAAACTATTAAGGTCTAAGTCAGCCATTTTCCAGCCACTCTGGGCAGGAAGCCCAGAACAGAGTGGGGGGAAATGTTCATTCAGCGGCTCAACACGGCTAATGTATTCACTTGAAGTGGAAATGTTTGGAGCCTTCCTGGCATTAAGTCTCCTTGCTTCCCCTCTGCGCTCTctttttcctgtcctttacttTTATAAATCTGTGGGGCTCTCTTGTTGATTGGCACAGTTCAGGCCCACCAGAAAGAAAGGTCCCTTCATGTCTTGAGGGACTTTTTATCAGGCTCACACTCAGGAAGTCCACCAAAGCTGGGAGTAAAGTTATGTTGCTGTCTCTTTCTGCTACCACCCAACCGCAACCAGTCCATACAAAACTCCCGCAAGAGAGAAACCACACCAACGCCAGGCCCACAGCTGTCTCTCTGGACCTACCCACTCCTCATCCGCTGCACCATCCCCCTGCTCTCGAGTCTCGCTTGCAGCCCCCTCCGAAGACTTCTGGGCCATGATGTTGTCTGTCCAGGATGTTCCCGTCTTCCCATCACCAGCGAAATTACACTTGGTCACTGTTCCAGCCTCGAGTTTGGCTAATGAATCTGAAAGGAGAAGTTCACAATTCCCTCAgactcccttcctttccctcagAATTCCCTCACACTGTCTGTCCTCTCTCCACGTGGTGGAAACCTAGTGGGGCCCGGCCCTTCTGCTGGGGTCCTCTAGGCCTGAGTGTGCTCAGGGAGCCCCTGGAGGGGACCCCAGATAGGAGAGGCCACCCACAGGAACCAGAGGATTGAGCAGCACCCTAGGATCCAGAACGTCCAGGCTGTTGCCCCCAGGCCACTTGTCCAGGGAACTGAGAAATCAATCTCAAGGGGTCATGTCTGCAGGGAGGCCGGACCTGACCTGCTCCGTGAGCCCTAAGCAGGAGGGGTAGGGGGCCCTCAGGAAGGCAGGAGCCCCCCCACAGGCCATACAGGGACATCAGGCCACAGGGAGGGCTGCACTGCTCACCTAGGAAGGGGCCGTCGCCTCGAGTTTTCAGCCGTACCCCAGCCCCGAGCTCGAGCTCCATGGCTTCCATCTCTGACTCAGGCATCCAGAAGGCCACTGTCTCAGCGGGGGTGAGGCTGTCTGTCAGCGCAAGCAGCTCCGGCTTATTCACCAGCCCCTTTAGCGCCTCGGGCGTCAGTCTGTCCGAATCACCCTTGGCTTCCACCTCTGCAGTGTGAACGTGAAATGTGCAGTAAATGCTCTCTGCCAGCTGTCCCCGTGGGCTTCCACCAGCACGAGGTGGTCATTACCAGAGTAAGAGCAAGCACTCTGGGAGGGCTCTTTAGAagccagctgagggctgactgttGTACCtgctcacacacacccgcactcccATCCTGCCCCTGCTCATCAAGGAGTGCATGCAGAGGATTATGGGTAAGGGCTccggagccaggctgcctggtgTACATCTGCTTTACATGCTGTGTGACCACAGGCAAGTTacttaccctctctgtgcctgaCAAATAGGGTGAAACGCGGTACCTACCCAACGGGACTGACATGAGGTGTAAGAGAGCTAGTGTACATAAAGTGCTTAGCATGAGGCCCAGCACACAGCAAACCCTCAGCAGGCGTCAGTATTTTTACTATCTctatttacaaatgagaaagctagggcttagagaggttaagtgatttgcccaaggttacacagctagtCGGCGGAAGAGGCAGGATTCAAGCCCTTCACACAATGCTGCCTTCCCAGGGACCAGGCAGAGGTCTCCCCTGGCTGGGATGGGGTCTGCTGGAACCAGCAGCAAATTTGGATGGTCCTCAGATTCTCTACTGGCCTGCTTATCCTGGCCTGGGCAGAGCACAGGGGCTGAGCCAGGGTTCCAACAGCCTCTCACTGCCTACCCTGGAAATCCCAAATCTGCTGATCTCAGCTTGGGCATGGGGAGAATGACTCCACCAGACTGCAGGAGACGAGGCGCTGGGAAGGCAGCAGGCCCTCAGCACTGAGGTGGGGCACTGGGGACCCTCTGAGTGAACGGAGGGCAGGGAGAGTCCAGCCAGATGTCCCCCAGACCAGACACGGACTTCAATCATGCTGAGAAGACACTTTGTGgcgcctaagagacctctggaggCAAAGGAAGGCCACAGTGTAGGACGGCCCCGGGGCAGGAAGGGCAGAGGGTACCTACTGTAAGAGGACATGAGGAAGCCTGTGTTCACCTTCCTGGTGGCGCTGAAGTTGGGCTCAATTTCATTTCCCTTGGGGTCAAACTTTCGGCGATGGATGCGACTCGGCCGGATATACAGCACGTAGTAGCGCTCCTGGGGCCAAGCAGAGAGAGTGAGGGGCTGTTCACTCCCTTCACCCCACAACGCACACACTCCCCACGTGCTCCGGCTGCAGCCCCCCAGCCTCACTCTCTACTCTAGAATCCCACCTTGGCTCCAAAAGATATTCAAGCTGCCCAGAGGGCCCCAACTCCcaataatcattcattcattcacatgttGAGTAGAGCATGGGCCACACATGATGAACCATGGCCACACGTCCATGAGAGGGCAGGCTCAGAGCCCAACCCCACGGCCTCCACATGGTCAGAGCCAGAAAGAACAGGAAACCATAACCCAAGGACCCCAAATACCACGAAGCAGGAGTAGTGGCTGCCGAGATGCCACAAAAAGGGCACCGAGATGGAGTTCTGAGTGAGGGCTGCCACTGTTCCCCTTCCAACAAACGTGGGTCCTGCAGCATGTGCCgcttagcctcagtttcccctgttGCCTGGAGACAACGTGAGGTCTACTTTCAGGCATGTTGTAAGGATTCAAGAGAGAACAAAGGAGCAAGCACCGTGTAAACGTGAAGTGTGTGATACGTGCTGTCTGCCAGCTGTCCCAATCAAAACAGGAGActacgttgtaaatcaactatacatcaagaaaattttaaataaacactaTGATCCAAAACAAAAACTAGAGACTGAAGAAGAGGAAACCACCACCTGGGACAAACAGGGAAGGCAAGTTCTCATAGTGTGGCGAAACCTGCAACTGTGCGAGTAAGGGTGTAGGAAGGATTTTAAAGGCCTGGACAGGCACATAAGACAAAAGCCAAGGTCCCATGTGGACGTCTCAACAGTGGAGGGGCCTTGGAAGCCTCATGGGAGTCTGAGCTGCGGAAGCACGTGGGGGATGATATGACAGGCCTTGAGTTGGCATCTGGAGTTTGGGTTTTACATGGCAGACCAGAGGGAATCCTGAAAGGTTTCTGAACAGCACCTAGACTATGACAGATGTCTTTCAGGAGACCAGCAGGCTGCAGGGCAGGGATGGGCGCTAAGTGCAGccagaaggcaggagagggggcgCAAGGTTTAATAAGGACAGGGTGAGTTCCTAAGGGCCCATGTGGGGACATGGAAGGGGAGGTGTGACATGGTCAAGGTAGGAAACCTGTAGGACCAAGCACTACCCACTTgggggagggctggaggagacTGGAGGCTTGCAGGCTGGTGGTTGGGGGCATATAGTGATTATTATTAGGAACGAGGAGGTttggagaggggctggagaaCACCCTGCCTGCAGAGGACAGCTGGGTCAGTCCAGCCCCACATCAGTTCCTGCTGGGCTCTGTTGGGCAGGCTGGCTGGGGTTACGGACTGGGGTGCTCACTCTGCTGACCCGCGTGCTAAGGAAGGGAGGGCGAAGCAAAGCATCTCCTGGCCTGAAACTAGTGCTGAGCTGGAAGCTGAGGTTCACAAGGGGTGTGGGTGAGAAACTGGCTCCAAGTAGCCACAGGACTCTGGAACTTGCTGAGCTCAGTTCTAGAGATCAAGGAGATAAGTTGGTCAGTACATCTGGGGTTATTTGGAAGGGGAGGTGGCGTACAGATTCagaacttgttgttcagttgctaacttatgtctgactctttgcaaccccatggactgcagcatgccaggcttccctgtcattcaccatctcccagagtttgctcaaactcatgtctattgagtcggtgatactatct
Proteins encoded in this window:
- the ARPIN gene encoding arpin isoform X2, giving the protein MSSYKVEAKGDSDRLTPEALKGLVNKPELLALTDSLTPAETVAFWMPESEMEAMELELGAGVRLKTRGDGPFLDSLAKLEAGTVTKCNFAGDGKTGTSWTDNIMAQKSSEGAASETREQGDGAADEEWDD
- the ARPIN gene encoding arpin isoform X1, which codes for MSRIYHDSALRNKAVRSARLPGAWDPAAHQRGDGILLEGELLDVSRHSISDAHGRKERYYVLYIRPSRIHRRKFDPKGNEIEPNFSATRKVNTGFLMSSYKVEAKGDSDRLTPEALKGLVNKPELLALTDSLTPAETVAFWMPESEMEAMELELGAGVRLKTRGDGPFLDSLAKLEAGTVTKCNFAGDGKTGTSWTDNIMAQKSSEGAASETREQGDGAADEEWDD